Part of the Mytilus edulis chromosome 9, xbMytEdul2.2, whole genome shotgun sequence genome, attatttttaaaatcgCCAGGAAAACCACAAAATGcacttcaggttttttttatgttatttttttttattaacatgaaTAACTAAGAAATGTTTATCaattatgttattaaaattttgcagagcaaataaaatttagatttataCGTGTATGTGATTATATCattataaagtcaaacaaatggaaatcagaataataaaataaaagatttatacTTTACACTGTCTGATGAAAACTTTGAAATCCGATTACTCAGAGGGGAAGATGTGACAATCTGTCAACTAAGATTATTTTATAAATGGTGTTcgaatttttttcaaataaattttgttgAAAGTACAAATGTGTAGGTGTTCATAaattcttgtattattttttattttcttatttttttattttggtacattgaatcattttaaattgtatttaagtCAAATGTTGGGAAAGTGTGACtctcatggtttttttttttgttctatctACATTTCGGAATTCTACATACTAGTTATGAcatttactttatttcattctatttcTAAAGAATCATTAATTTGTAATTTGTCTTTTCTTTCTTCATTTGTGAATGATATGGAATTTAACTATACTAGTATAAAATTGTCATATTCAATATAAAAGCgtgtaattttttattattttggaatTTACGACGGGCACGAATTGCATAATAATAGTGTACTTATGAGTACCATTTTTAAGGGTAAAACGTCTTTTAGAGAACGCATATACAGATGGGATGTTCAATATCACACATgtacacaaatataaaaaaaaaaatgatgtggtATGAATCCCGattagacaactcttcacaagagaccaaatgacaaagaaattaacaactttaggtcaccttACACACAACTTCTgtgtattttattgaaaaaagcagttaatgtaaaaaatataattgaaaagatTGAACATCTATGAATTTAGTGTTTCCCCAACATATATCATATCCAAAATTTATACCCATTTCCTTATTAATTGATTCACtgaatttttcctttttttagccatgttTTGATAGACATATGTATTTACATAAATTGAACCTTTCTATAAGATACATAATTCAAACTTGATTAAATCATCGAGCTATGACTGACAGTTTAACTACagtacccttcccttttcacgaatgtgacataccgaattatactatttaccggatttgtaattacataaccaacacatgtggagcaggatctgcttaccctctctgagcacctgagatcacacccagttttggtggggttcgtgttgcttagtctttagtctttagttttctatgttgtgtcttctttactattatttgtctattcgTCTTTTTATATTTAGCCATAGcgtttttcagtttatttcactatctatgagtttgactctccctcttaGTATCTTTAGATTCCTCTTTTAAGTTAACACAAGTCATATTTGACACCACTAAACGATTGTAGATCAATGAATAATTTTACACAGATAACATAGACTAGTTATTTCCCTTTACTTTATTCTCTGAATTCTAAATATTATCATAGGTTACACAGTCCATACCATAATAAGTAACGACTGTTATCAATCTATATCggtctttttctctttttctcctatttttaacgcatcatatttttttctcacttttgaACTTTGAgcttcaaataaattttatttatttcacttggattatttttcttttttctaaagaTTTCATTACATTGATTAAATCTACACGCCATTCACATTTATCAAATACGTAAGAAGTTGAAATCAGTTTATTTTGCCTGAAAGTCTTTTATGAAGAAAATTATGTCGAATCTGACAGCCGCGGTATTTTATTCTTCTTTTCATCATGCTTCGGTTTCATGACAAAGAAACATTTAAAGGCTTGGTGGCATTAAATTTTTAGATTGTCATGTCACGTAATTGGTGAAGTGTTCGTATTTCCGCCATTATGTAATTGAGATGGATTTGATCAAACACAGTTTGCTACGGAAGTAGCCATTAAATATTGTGTCACTGATTGTAACATGACAGGCTCAACATATTTACAGAATTCTTGGCAGCAAAACTGAAAGATGAAGGAAACTGATAACCCAATGACGTGCAGCATAATTAATCAAATCAAACGGTACGCTGTACCTGATATGCATTTCGACAATTAAAATGTGTCTTCAGCCACTTGgacaaaaatattagaaaactaaataaaatttatataattgaagaactgataaaaaaaaatctgacaaaagaTATTTCCAAACCAGGTCGAGGAATCAGCATGATATAGGGatacttacttacttaatccTCTTCGTGTTGTTGAACATATAAGGCATCAACAAGGGAGCTCAAACTCGTTCTATCTTTCGCAATTTTCTTTATTTGATTCCAGGTGTAACCATGTCTTTTTATCTCTGCTGCTATATCTCTTCTCCATGTGCCTTTCGATCTTCCAGGCTTTCTTGTCGCTTGTGGTGTACATGTCAATACCTTTTCACATGccggttgttatccattcgcaATATATGTCCAATATATTTCCACCGCCTTCTCATGGTCTCGTTATATAgggatacattccttaatttcaaattattttcaaattttcacaACAGCAAATtcttaaaacaatatatttaccACCAAAAGCACTCAGGTTGGATTGGTTATCCTTTCGGGAACTAAAAGTATAACAGTATACCATCATTTGGAACGCACTAGACTAATAAGAACCAATAGTTATATAACCAAAAAGGACATACAAAATAGCCAAATCCACCTAAAgtaaactttgcctgagggaggcAAAACCTTAGTTAATAAAGTAAAAACATTAAGAGTGGAGGTCAATATATGCGGTCATCAGGTCCTCCACATTTGTGTGGTTACTTGAGGTAAGTGAAATttaggtctttttttttttaatcttaaacgTTTTATTAACTAACTATATACTCACACTTAAATGATTATGATCGTTATTTAGACACTGTATAGAATAACAATAGTGCAAATTGAAATCTAGAAaagttattatatatttcattacattCTATTCTTATTTCAAAATAGGTCTGACATCTAATCTTAAGCAGAGAAAACTTCATGTGGCGTGAGGTAGGCGCGTACGCAATAATATGTCatataatgttttacaaaattgacatgCACTTGAGGTATTTTGGTTTTCTTTCAGTGGATACTATCATTGCAGAATTAAAATTGTAGGAGTCACTCGATTGCTTTAACGAACTGACTTCCGCAATccaaaaatcatatgaaaaaaaaatgtcttaatgaTAGAAAAATACACGTTAGTAAATCGGTAAATTAGGCAATCCATTAACAAACATCTTTTAATATCAGCTGCTGATGTCATTAGCTGCATTTGGCAGTATTTATATTGATCCTTAGCCATCAACAGTAATAGTTTGAACTTGAAATGTACTTTCCTATTATTGCATAACAAATGGAAGGTTTTTTTACTCATAAACCGAAAAGGAAGACAAGTACTGTATTCAGTAATAAGTAATTATGGTATTTAGCTTCAATGAGGTTCTTGTCTTGTTTATTCTTTATCAGGGGAATTACCTGTAGATTTGTAGTTGTTTCCCTTTTAGCGAACTGTATTCATATTTCAATAAGATTATTACAAGTTACAGTACATGAGACATTACCATATGTTGCATCATTATAAGTATTGTCATACCTTTCTTcatgtataaaacattttttaatgctATTAAAGATATTCCGAAATTAAGTAAAATACTTCCCCAagcacgttacgatcgagttttgttAACatcggtattctactgttgcctttatttgaattGAACCCTttaatcccctaattacaggtataacCTATATACCATAAAAACAAGCTTATAATatgaggaacaaaaggtatatttatagattctaccactgcatcgagtgtgatacgatatttatccactcgagacagttaaattttcaaatttaaaacgcgaggctcgccgagcgttttaaatatttaaaatttaacggtcgagagtggataaatatcgtattacacgaatttagtggtggaatctgtttctttaatgattttcaaatatAAGCAGGCAAAATGTTTTCTTCTTTTCGagtgatctgcaaaaagatgtgttctttctacgTGACGTCaacaggcatggtcgccttttttcatgccgtcacaataggacattcagaggaaagcaagaaaattcgacgtcataatcggattttaaccaatgaagaactgagatcaaccGAGCCACACttgatcaaaaagtaaaatcacaaaaatactgaacttagaggaaaacctaatcggaaagtccataatcacatggcaaaatcaaataacaaaacacatcaaaaccgAATGgtcaagaactgtcatattcctgacttggtacaggcaatttcaaatgtaggaaattgtggatcaaacctggtttaatagcgcttacactctcactttgatgacagtctcatcaaattccgttatatttacaatgatgcgtgaactaaacaaacataataaataaaatagtcaaaatatgggtatagcagtcatcatcgtgtaacaattttaaaaggggaACAAtataacagaacacaaaaacatctatctacaaacacattcattgattcgcgtgtctgacgtcagaaaattttatatgtcacatatatttgtcgttcaatgtatatacaaacaattgtaaaattttacattggcaatgttagcatacagggttaaaaaatcaaaagtatgtaagaattaatttcagaaatagaccgagattgaaaatagtccacaAGTTATACAGAATTtctttatacaatgggtgcagatagggataaattgacaaagaattagaaaaagtgaatatagtgagggccctcatggggtttttgattatgtgattacttggccgtttttttaatgattatttgattattaagccaaatatttcatgattatttgattacctaggactgtatttttgataaaatgattaccaagtttaaaaaaaataaaatgatctaaaaggttttttaaattatctaaaaTATAACTGATAACTTTGATCAACTATACCTACGATCACCTAGCGTGTAAACGCACAGCAATCTCAATTTACGGAAATTAGAAACCCGATATcggtttaattttacattttaatttattcCGGTTCCCGTTTTTGACTTGCTTTCGTTAGCGTTCTGTATGAAATAACAGTAAGGAACCAGTTATCATGTAGAAAGTTTGGTAAGAACACGAATATGACATCAAAAAGGGTATTGCACGAAGTGACGTGCGCTATCTACAAAGCAGGCCAGGATAAACCTGCTGTACGTTGgtcatttttcttcaaatatgaCGAGGACAGTGTGGAAAGTCTGTCAGAAGTTCTAGAACGGATGAACGCAACATGTGGCATTAAAGAAAGAGcaaatgaaatatttgtgatgaaCTATAAAATCAAGCTCAGCGTTAGGAGAATGGAGCCAGAGCCAGAGTTCCCAAAAGGCAGAGTGTTTGCTATTGACACAGAAAGCCAGTTCACATTAATGATGCAACTTATTCAACAAAATTATGAGATTATAGGTAGTTTTGGATAATTGTTAATATGAGGCAGGTGCAACCTAGCGCACTCCCGAAGATAGGCGTGGATGCagacaaagaagaaaaaaaaaagtttaaaaacacaaaacatttaAACTGCAATATCCTGTATCCCCAAATTTTTATCCAGTCcccttttattttgaaaaaaaattagccccccttcccccccccccccctccttttaaaaaaatctggaTTTGCCACTGTCTATTTATACCCATTATGTTTGCATATCAAATTGTATCAATAAACATGTATACAGTTGTTTCAACTGTCATTACATGTACTTAGTGTCACTGTAAATATTGTTATTAATGACCCAATTCATTAATTTTCAGTTAAAGTAGTAGAGACGGAAGTGAGATCAGTAAATCAGATATTGATGGACAAAAAATCAATGGCAAAAAGAAAATTACCAGCTGAATCGGATGATGTCAAACCAGCAAAGAAGGCAAATGTCGGAAGGCATCCTATAAATGCAGAAAATAGaatgttgatatttaaaaaaagtaagtgAGATTGtaggtatttttcttatttaaaaactTATAACAATATTATAATCAATTGACGATTTCTTGAAATATATgtactgtaaataaaaaaaaaagcacaacaTTCAGAATTTGGAGTAATGACTGGTTGGCTCAGGAATCAATAATGTGTCTGAGAACAGTATTGTTACCTTGTTTGCTAGCAAGGTAAAGATTCAgttcagtatatataaataatacaaaacaggcttcatatatattcatttcataTACACATACACCTTATATTAATAAGCTATCGATGCAGCCGTGGCATTAAACCATCAATCAATCACTCACAGATAAATATTAAGAGCAGCTTAGCTTAACAATGACTAAATGATGAAGATAAAACCATTATTACACTTTATGGATACTATGCAAGTAGCTTTATCTTTAACAGTGTTATATCTTTAAAATGCTTTGATGTATCTCAACCTTTAATACTGATTACTGTGTATTATTTTAGAAGTAAAAGACAAGTTTCCTGATGTCATCATCAAATCACCCACCTTAGTGTCATGTGCATGCAGTGTAGACATACATTTGCATAGATCTTTTGGTACGACTAATCTAAATAAGCGTAAGTATATATATGAAACAAGCACACTTTATTGTTAGCAagatttgttatacatgtataactaatACCTTAATCTTACTATTATATGATATGCAATCAAATGTTAAAGCTATTTTGATTGAGTAATAATTACACCCTTTATGACAATTCAGTCTTTTGAATGGCATGAAGCACCATATTTTCCCCAATTCTTAAAAGCACTGGGACTGGCTGTTATAGTGTCTACAAGATTGTTACAGATGGACACactaccccctccccccccccctcccccttaaGGAACAAACAGCCTTTTAAAGTTAACCAACTAAGTTTTAGAGCAtgtgaattaaaaataaaatataaatattacctTATGTTTAACCATACTGCATTATCAAAGGTAACAATACTTCCGACAGCAATCAACTTTCTTTTAAAACAACCTTACTTCCTAAGATCACTAAAGATCTATTTCTCTGTTTTACTCAATACCCCTTATAAACATAAAGCCCGCCTCTGGGTACAGGATTAATCGCTGTGTTATATACGTAggtccattggtggccttgggttgttttgtacattttagtTGGGTttatgtcgctttgacacatttctgtTACCATTCTTTATTCTATTCCCCCACATTGAAATATAAACACCAGAATTGGTCATTCTGATTGCAGTAATttggatattttgttttaatgattatGTCAATAACTTTAGTTGTAGTATCTGTAGACCAATATGACctgtatacaattttttttacttttagataTGAAAAGTTGTAATGCAAAGAGTGTCCAAAAGGCAGCAACTTCTGGATCAGCTGTGAAATTAAAAGAGTTTTTGTTGAAACATTCTACATCAGAAGAAAAAAAGTCCACTTCTTCTAAATTGGATGAGGTTCAAAGTGATGATTCACTTCACAGTGGGGGACTTCCCAGTGATGAGGAGCCTTCTGATATGTAAGCAAGAAAGTACTTTATCTTCATTTGTTGACATCAATTGAATATTCACGTGCTATAAGCATTTACCAGTTATATCTGTCCATTTGAATTTCATATGACAATAGTTTTGTAAATGAAACAAGTTGTGACTTCAATATATAGGGTTGTCTGTGGGTTTTTAATGATATGTGACAAACACCATACATTACAGTTTCAATGTATAAATTTGTATTCAAGAATATtgttatacagtgaaacctgtctaaaCCGAACCCTGAGTAAACCGAAAATCTGTGTAAACCAAACTCCATATATAGTCCCGTTTTAagtatctatcatgtctatacaaATAAAACCTGTGTAATCCGAATACCTGTCTAAACTGAATACAATTTTTTGTCCCAAAGGGATTCGGtttagacaggtttcactgtactttttttatctctttttgtgatgtgattttttatttacacatttttatttacatattgtttttatacaactgtaaaaaaaatgcaatttatctttatgtcatgtatgtgtctttttttttcaattttatccaTTATATCAGTCTTGGAAAAAAAACATGGCCCCCATcgcttaaaataaaacataggggtttATATACCTTAACTACAAAACTAACAGTTAGACCAGATCTACAAACTGATTGGTCCATGATTGTTTGCTGTCAATAGTTGTTAGACTTCATATGCATGAAATGAGTTTTGtagaattttaatataattttgtgGTCAACAAAGTTCTATGTTCTCACTTGCTTCAACTCTCAACTTT contains:
- the LOC139489885 gene encoding uncharacterized protein, with the translated sequence MTSKRVLHEVTCAIYKAGQDKPAVRWSFFFKYDEDSVESLSEVLERMNATCGIKERANEIFVMNYKIKLSVRRMEPEPEFPKGRVFAIDTESQFTLMMQLIQQNYEIIVKVVETEVRSVNQILMDKKSMAKRKLPAESDDVKPAKKANVGRHPINAENRMLIFKKKVKDKFPDVIIKSPTLVSCACSVDIHLHRSFGTTNLNKHMKSCNAKSVQKAATSGSAVKLKEFLLKHSTSEEKKSTSSKLDEVQSDDSLHSGGLPSDEEPSDILMLQDVQDNTWLDESPPCSPASFRESSCILENELHDFTSSFESVSSLSSESEYDSDGLSTAVYADQISDNIR